The Artemia franciscana chromosome 21, ASM3288406v1, whole genome shotgun sequence genome includes the window GGATGGTTGTTAATTACGTTTcttcaagttaaaaaagaacTGCGATTCTTATGGAGTTTCAGGAGTACTATAAAACAACCTTGAACAGGCTGCTTAAACTCGTAGATACGAGATGACTTGCTGCTCACCGGTAAATTGCGAGACTTCTCGATCTGTGGAGTGCTCCTGAACAGTTTTTCATGCTAGCTTCAGCAGAAGGCTACCAAGTTGCTGTAGACAGAATCTTGTCAGAAATGAAAAACCCGTTCACGAAAGAGCATTTGCTTTTTCTTAAGTATGCTCTCAACGACTTCAACTCCTTCAACGTCTTgctccaaatggtaaagattctAATCGGAGATTTGCAGTCTGAGTGTGAAAAGTTCATCAAGGCTCTATGTAGCAACTTCATCCAAAAAAGGTTTCTAAGAGACTTTACAGAGATCAATTCGTCAGATCCGAGTCATTTCCGATTATTagaagacgtcattttagaagatGAGTGTGCCTATTACCTTTTGACATCAGTGCAGAGTGGTAAAATGGCCCCTGAGGACGTGAGCACTTTCTGAAAAAGATGTTTAGGTTTCCTCATTACCGCAGCTACACAGACGCTCAAGCGATTCCCGCACTGTGATCCTTTTTTAATTCCCTTCAGTATGTAAATCCTAAGACGGCCTAGGGAACTGAAAAAAACAGTATTCCGTCACTAGGTGTCGTTGTGAACCAATTTCAAAGTCTCATGCCAAAACTCACAGATATTGACTCCAGGTGGCGCAAGCTGCCATGCGCTTTTAGTGACTCCAAAAAGATAGATATGAGCAAAATCACTATAGACTTGATGTGGAGAAAAATAAGCGAAATGACAAACTTTACCAGCGAAAGAGTTTTTCCAGATCTGGCAGAACTCGCCGAGAGGGTGCTCTCCTATCGCATTCCAACGCAGACTCAGAAAGAATTTTTCTTAGATCAATTATGTCAAGCCAAAAAAGCGGAATAGGTTGAAGAAATAAAGTACTGAGGCCGTGCTGGTCACAAAATCGTGACTAAGAACAAAAGATACAGTTTGTTACAAATATGTCCCTTCAGACAATCAGATCAAGCTCTACAACTCCAAGAACCTTTACGTAGCCACCCTACCCCTTGGTCAAGAAGTCAAATCCAAAGCGAAGATAAAGAAGATCATTGAATATGGACcgcattttttctttctttttaatgtatCTGAAGTAAATTTTGATGATGATGTAAGACACTATGTTTTTCAAATGACGCCAACCGCTTCGAGGAGAAAGACGACTTtcgaaaaaagacaaaaaacgtGAACCAAATTGTGAACCAAGATCCTTCCCCTGGACATAAAAAAAGCCTTTTAACATATTTTCTatgctattttacctttttctttgcctCCTTTGTTTATACACCGCTTTTGTTCCCTTAGCAGGTTGGAAATAAACTATTAGGCTATTATTATTAGATTATATTCTATTCAGAACCTTTATTAAGATAAGACAGAGTTCGACTTGTCTTAACTAATCAACTTTTTCGTGAAACCTGGGAAAATATAGAAACGTAGCATAAATCTGataaaaaagcataattttgggCTCAAGGAAGCATAATACTCTCCGTCCGATCTGACAACAATGTAAAGAAgaggaaatagaaaataaaaatttggttggaaatATGAGTGAGGCATTAACCAGAATGTACACTTTAAGTTTTTCCTACTTAGCTGGTAAAAAAGCTCTCGTTAGTCCATGTGCTGCATTGTTTGGTGTCCAAACCCGTACAAAAGCCTTTAGACACATTGAACTTCCAAAAGTTGGAGCAGTTAGATTGAGGTAGGCTAGGCTGAATGCCTCTAACATTACTTAAGGTAGAAGTATAAGCTTATAACTTGAGCTGTTGAGAAGTAAACAtgctaagaaaataatttctacCATATAAAATATAGAACAAATATaattaacacattttgactgAAATTCCATTCTACTTTACCCCCCTTCCCCAGCATTCAAATGTGTAGTCTAAATTGTATATTTCCATTTAATTGTGCTATGCATCAATGTTGTTTCAACTTCTCTCCCCTTAAATTGAATCAATGCTGACAAATTCAAGAAACAAAAGACATAAGAAGTATAGGCTTGGGTAAAAGACCTTTTTTTGAGAGAGACCAGTTTTCTTTGGTATTCTTTAAAAATAGCAATAGGTTTTCAGAGCACCCCTATTTTGCTACAGAATGATACAATGCGAGGGCAATAACAAGAATCCTCCCTTCTTGGTcaaattttcatcaataatttgtcagaataaattgaaagtttGGTCTCTGTTTAGACAAgcagtttaaagaaaaaatcatatttatgatttatagaataaaaattaaaggtacatttttagaatcagaagaAAGTCAGCTTTCTGTTAACCCTTTCAGGGCTGAATTATgatagagctaaaaaaaaattgatttttgaattttagcCTTAAATGAGTTCACATATGATGAGTTTGAAACAGAATACCAGTTTAATCCATTCATTCTGGACATACAGTCATGACTACAATTGGCATGGTCTCCTGTCACAAGCCACAAAATCCATACACTAATCTAACatggaaatttgtttttactgacaatacaaagaagaagaaatagtCTACAAAAAGTCATTAAGTAGCCTATAAAAGGTTTTGAAACTGTTTCCATTCTGTACTAGACACAATGCAATTTGATACTTTGAACACTAGATTGAGCATAAGCAGAGCAGAGCCAGCATCATTTCTTATCAGCCACTGCCTCTGATCAATGCTGGATGCCATCATAGCAAACACTGTTGTATGGCTTTGGTTTGGCAAGCTTTGGCCTTTTTGGAGTAGAACAGTCTTGTTCTCTAAGAGGTCTTTCATGAGATCTTGGAGTTGCATCACTTGTAGAGATAAGGCAGTTGGTCATTTTACTCTTGAGGTCTAAGAGGCTCTTTTTGTGGGTTTGGCTGTGCTGACCCATATGATGCTGATAAAGCAACCATGCATTGACAACAAAACATCcaagaaatagtaaaagagatGTATATACCATTGCTTTCCATGGATGTCTATCCTGTACAGCCCAATGACCATGTCACTGAGGTCAACACTATCCATAAATTTGTTGTACTCAGCAATGTACAGGGTACAGAGAACATCAGCATACTTTTTCAACTTATTATCCTAATGTTTGCAGTTGTCTGAAAGTTCTGTGCTGATAAACAGCACATTGGCAATTCTTATTGCCAACAAATAAAGGGCCTTTCTGTGAGAACCCTTTTTGTCAGGtatgtttgtaaatatttatgtcaaaaatcttgaaaactgGGCActtgagttgtattttcttaaGCATGTGTTTTGGGATTCCATGGATGATGTAATTTTAGCTTAGAATTACAGTGAAAACAAACTTAAAGGTTATCTAGACCATATAAATTCTTATTATAACAagatctaagagctcatatgacccttgtgacaaggttggaagagccaagagctcatatggtatgagctctggcaagattctaagaatcaatagattcctttaaaaggaaaatcagaggcttaatgctggtcaggatttaaaataagagctctgagttgcaaggttcttctaaatatcaaaattcattaagatccaatcacccacttgtaagttaaagatacctaaattcttctaattttcctccccctttagccccccagatagttGAATTGgagaaaatgactttatcaagttaatttgtgtagctccctgacacacctaccaattttcattgtcctagcctgtccagaagcaccaaactcaccaactCACTAAACCCCACCCCTAAATctcccaaagagatcagatccagTCTTGTTACATCAACCacatatctacaacatttataaaTGTTTCTGGTTCCCTCTCTAACTCCCTCCAGTGTCAACAggtctggttgggatttgaaataagagctctgagacatgagttccttctaaatatcaaatttcattaagatctggttacccattcttaagttaaataccttgatttttctaatttttacaaattaacaacccccagctcccctaaagagaatggatctgttccaattatgtcaatcacatatctttaacttgtgcttattcttcccatcgagtttcatcatgatctctgcactctaagcgttttccaagatttcaggtttccccctacagctccccccattgtcatcagatctggtcaggatttaaaatgagagttctaaagcacaagatccttctaaagatcaaatttcattaatatcttgtcacccatttgtaagttacaaacacctcaaatttttccaaattacccccccccccccaactccaccaaaaagagcagatctggtccagttatttccgtcacatatcttggacttgtgcttattctttccaacaagtttcatcctgatctctatgctgtaagcattttccaagatttctggatccccccccccccccaatggcactggatccagttgggatttaaatttAGAGATTTGagttttgaggtccttctaaatatgaaatttcattaagatctgatcactcctttgtaagtcaaaaatatctcattttttctatttttttagagtgaaccctgccccccccccctaactcccccaatgagagcggatccattccagttatgtcaatcatgtatctaggacttgtgcttctttttcccaccaagtttcatcctgatccctccactcttaagtgttttccaagattttaggttccccccccccccaactgcccgcTATGTCACCAGAattggtcaggatttaaaataagagctctgagacacaatatccttccaaacatcaaatttcattaattatttGATCACctgtttgaaacttaaaaatacctcatttttttctaatttttccaatttaaccatccccctactccccccagatggtcaaattggggaaaagacaatttctaatttaatcgggcgtggttcctgatatgcctgccaaatttcatcatcctagcttacctggaactgcctaaactagcaaaaccaggacaggcagactgacagaatttgcaattgctatatgtcacttggtagataccaagtgccataaaaaccagcAATTCACTTTAGAGACAGAAAAGGataaaagatgttttttgtaaatttgttgaTTATGGATTGCTTAAATAGACTTGATTTTACAGcttacagaaaaccaacaaagactaatagataccttcaccTTCACATCAAGTCTAACCATTTTgcacaggttaaaagaggtggGGTAATATATCTTGTTTATTGAGTACTAAAAAATGTCTATTCAAATATCtggcaatgacctaggaatcaaacaaattgTCTGTGAAGCAattcaaatgaaacaaaacttaaataataattctctctaaatagagacttggctGAGTATGAACTCAACTCTGTTTGCACAAAGTTACTTATGGAGAATAATTTAATAGACAGTAAAATCAGGAGCCAATCAGAATAAACCCACTCCCAAAAGAAATACAAGATTAGCAGAAAATATTGCAATAAAGACTTGTACCAATTTTTGTACCAATCAGTCCACATAGCTTGAATCAACAActcttttgttttgtcaatcttGTCTGAACTTAAGTAAGATGATGAAGCTTGGactcttaaagaaatttttaagaaattaattttttttaaattgtttgtttaatttgatttttttgagtAAGTTTGttctcttttaatttgttttatattgtgttttgctgatgatagccATTGAACATATAGCCaaagtattttaattgattCCACAACCTTATTATTCATTGTCTTCACAAATTCctcattatattttctttttttgtatgtggAACCATTTGGTGTGGGAAAGGAAATACTGCTCTTTGATAGAATGCAGCACTATGAAATAGCTAACTatttggctgaattttgaaatttgccaAAAGAAATTTCCATGGCACAACTaggattttcaatcaaatgaattACAACCACCCCTTTTGCAGAGAAGGGGTAGTTATATAACCACACCTTCTGCAGAGAGAAGTTTCATTTAAAGGATAGAAACTCATTCCTACTCTGTGGAGTGCAGTCCCTCCTTATTGTCTTAGTAATATTTGCATTTCAATATATCATCCATTATTCAGTGAAATGACAGTTCTTGGCAAGTAGACAATTACCTGCTGTATAGGTGCTTAGCCCACACAGCAGGCAAAAGTCCTGTAAAGGTAAAGTCTCCTCTGGAGTTGAGCAATACTAAATGACTATTAATATCCATGGTAATGGTGAATATCCTCAATGTTTAACCTTGTATTGCTGGCCAAATCCATCAACAGCaaagtttaaaggaaaattgatCTAAAAGTGCTGCTTGGTTAGAAACAATATGCCAAATGAAGCCATTCAGCTTTCTCTTTGGGTCTCTGTTTAATTTTAGTCCATTTAAATTAGTCTAGTgtagtaaaaaacaaagttaCAAAATCATTCTCAATgccatttttttagctttatcttttaattattaCTTTCTTCCTCCTTTGCAAACTTTCCTGTGCTTTTTATCACTGAGCTGCTATagtatattttctgttttcaggTACAAGATTCATTTTCCAGAAGATGGCCAGTACACAATAGAGCAACTCAGGGTGACAAAACTGGCTGGCCGAGATCCATTGACTGGTAATCTATTACTTGTCTTTCTTTGGATGACAAGTATATAATTACAGCATTTGAAAGAATATAGATATCCTTTATGCATCTGTATCATACTGATAAGAGATTTGAGCATTTTTTAAGTTCTTCTGCAAGGCTGAAAAAAGCAATTACATATCAATCAAACAATCCTATTTTTCAGCCTTTTAGTGATACCAATCAGACGCATAGGGAGGCTCGGGGGTATTCATGCTTccaaaaatcccttttttgttattctcagtaaaaaaaatacccttttttattttcattggaaaaaaatgacaaaacaacaaaatgcCCCTTCCTGGATTTtaagaaatacattttgttCCCCTCTCTCCAACATTCTCGTGAATTGGTTCCACTGAGCCCTTTGAGTGTACTCTTTGTTacaaacaagaacaaaaaaaaaatctaaaaaagtgtttaaatgaaaaatataaggccaatttaaaaatgagaataaTCAAGATTACCTATAAGATTTTcctataaataaagaaatataacaTAAAACAAACGTAAATTATAATGAACAGGTAAGCCAAACTAAACCAACGTTAATTACCATACATAAGAGTGGTCGCCCTCCAGACGCTTCAGAAGGCTAGTGTCATATAtgctttattgaaaattaaatagattgctttaaatgaaagttttgtttGGTCAATTCTTATGATACATTTAAAAGGACTggacttgaaaaaagaaaacggtgacgaaaatattgtcttttcataacaataaaccaaaattaattgccaaaaatattttatgtagAGAATTCTGATTAAGATTtgacttaaatattttttataggaGTAGTGGGGGGGGGTGCAATTATTTAGTAAATGCCAATATTTACCCCTAATTTCTATGTCAGATTTATGGCTGTTGTGGTTGTAGTTgttgttaaattgtattttttcactttttgtaaAACATAGAATTTAGCTGCACACAGGTTTGATATTTAGGTTGAGTGGGGATAGTTAACGCAAGGCTGCCACAAAGTCCCTAAAGCTCCTTAAAAGTCCCTAGAATCGAGTGAAAGTCCATATTGGTCCCTTAAATTGATAAAGGTCCCCAAAGtcccttttcttgtttttgttaaaaGCTCTGTATCCTGAAAACTACCAATACCCGCGAGTATACAGTCTTCAATATGTTTCTTTCACCTGAGATTCTTGGAACCTGTTTTGCTTTTCTAAGAAAGACAAAACTTGGCTTTACATAGGCTACAGCATTACTCTCTGGACAGAGCAGACATACTAATGGCAAAAAGGGGTGACCCCCTTCGCCTCTGCAGTCAATAGGCTAGGAGGTGGCAGGGTTTGGTTGGCTTTGTTAGTTACTAAGAAAACTCTTTTCTGAGTGTCACTTTGttacacaaagagaaaaaaaaataagagaatggCTTCAATCGCAAAATACGAAGGAGGCGATGTTAAAACCTGGTTCCTTGTACGATTTTGAGCTTACATGCATTTCTTGAACTATTAGACTACTTCCTAGCTCTGATGTGATCATCAAAGTATACTACTTTTTTAGTGGCTGGCTGGCTAGACAAAAAAATTATGGGAAGATTCAAGAGAAAACTGTCGTTCCTAAGTCTCTCTTTTTGAAACACGTACCCACTAGATGGTTAACAACAGGACCTAGCTTTTCGAGGCTAAGGGAACAGATGACAGTTCTGTTTGAGTATTTCGTTGTCTATACTCCAAAGAGAAACCCTAGTCTTATGAAATCAAATGCGTACAAAGAGATCATCTGGCTGGTCAAACAACCAACCATGAAAGCAGAGTGTCAGTTTGTTGTTAATACTAAGAACCTCTTCACGCGTTTCAACTTAAAGTTTCAAGGGGAAGAGCCCCTAGTGCATAAACTCTATACAGAGCCGAATCTCCTGGTCTTGACATTGTCTGGACGAATTTTAAAACCCAAAGCGACCAAAGAACTTGATGAACTAACGTTTCAGCCActtgaagatgaaaaagaacTTTGTGCTACTGTTACAGACAGTTTTGAGTGACGAGATTGTCGACTGTCTCTCAGCAGACGAGCTTCCAAGACGCTCGTTCATGCAGCATGTTTAGAAGCATTATTCTGCAGCAGCAAGATGTGTCCTTAAGCAAATACTCAGCGGAAAATTTGTGCACTTGTTGAAAACAATAACTTTTCTACATCCTGATGAAGTTTCAGAGCCAGTTTCTGCTCAGGGTTTGATATATGTTGCTAGGAAGCTACCCATTGCGACGTAAAAGGACATGCTAGTCGACGAGTTTAAGCTAGTCCAGTTATCCGGACTTCCACTGGGGTCAAGAAGGGGATCAACGATAAGTGGAACAACGTAATCCAGGGAGGAAAATATCCAAACTTGTCGGAAGTCGTAATAAATGCTTTGACCATTTCACACGGTTTGCCATTATTGAGAGGGTTTCTCTGTTCCCGGATGATTCTCAGTGAAGAAAGAGCTTCAATGAATGGGCGAACTTTGAATTTAAAACTGTTTTGAAAGATGGGTTTGGCAAATTTGGACGACGTGCGCAAATTGTTGCCATCACTGAAGATTTAATAAAACTGGCCAAATCCGCTAGAAAGAGCTATGATTTGTACCTACAGCAGGAAAAacccttgaaagaaaaaactgagaaagagCGGAACGAGAACGGCTGAGAGAGCAGCAGCTTGCTGTAGCCTCTTTGAAAAAACAGGCTATATACACTCTCGAAAAatctcttgaagaaaaaaagaagtgtttGGGTTCCAAGGAACAGGCTGCAGACGAGTTGCTGAAGGAAGGTCATAACCAACTGAAAAAAGGCATTAAAAAAGGACATGATCGAGATACAGCTAGCGCAGGCCATGATAGATGGGACTCTGTCGATGCGtactgaacaaaaaaaagcagCTGCTACTCTTGAAACGTCCCACCAGCAGTTAGAGTCAAGAAACAATTGCTGATCACATCTCTGTTCCAGCAGAAGGCAGTGCAAGAAAAAATGGAAtgaaataagttgtgtgtcCTAGTTACCATACTCTTATctctttcatcatattttttatctgttttttttttattcgaaagTGAAgcatttagaaaaaagaagaaaaaagctcCTCCCATGATATGATAATTCCCACGTGGTCTATTTCTTAATTATCACTTTGCTTCTGATCATGGAGAGATGTCTGCAAATGATCATTCCCATTTTTTCTGAGTCAAGTGTCATTTGCTGTTTTGACACTGCTTTTCTATCAAAAGCTTTCTGAAAACTTAGTTTTTGGGCCCATTTTGTGTCCAGAATGGTCCCTAGAGAGGTCCCTTTTTCTACTAAAAAGAAATCCCTAAGTCCCTTTTTACCACTTGAACCTGTGGCAGCCTTGTAAACGCAAGAAAAGAGTGTGGTGATAGACACTATTGTGGTTCAATCGTATGGCAGGCAGTTGTTACATCAGGATTTAGTAGCAATAATGATTTCCGTTTGTATGATTTGCTCCTGATAATATATTGAAAGTAATGACATGCTTATGTTTTCTGAGAGTCCACATGCTGAGGCAAAGTTGCTATCAGAATAGGGACTAATATTGAAATTATCTCATTGCAGATTCCTATTATATGCTTGAAAATCATAACGTAAAAACTTGAGCAGTATTATATgaacagtttttatggcacttggtattaaccaagtgacatatagcaattgccaattctgtcagtctgtctgtctgtcggtcctggttttgctactttaggcacttccaggtaagctaggacgatgaaatttggcaagcgtatcaggaccggaccagattaaattagaaatagccgttttcccgacttgaccatctgggggggagtggggggccggttaattcggaaaaaatagaaaaaaatgaagtatttttaacttatgagcgggtgattggatcttaatgaaatttgatgtttggaatgatattgtgtctcagagctcttattttgaatcccgaccgcatctgatgacattggggggagttggaggggggaaacctaaaatcttgaaaagacttagagtggagggattgggatgaaacttgatggaaaaataagcgcaagtcccagatacatgattga containing:
- the LOC136040741 gene encoding uncharacterized protein LOC136040741 is translated as MSEALTRMYTLSFSYLAGKKALVSPCAALFGVQTRTKAFRHIELPKVGAVRLRYKIHFPEDGQYTIEQLRVTKLAGRDPLTGRVVHGKIGGGIKMKHLWVDIHRTAPKEGPPLVERVMNIQRDLTRNAFVALTISGIKPVIDMQQLA